A single genomic interval of Calypte anna isolate BGI_N300 chromosome 3, bCalAnn1_v1.p, whole genome shotgun sequence harbors:
- the BEND6 gene encoding BEN domain-containing protein 6, whose translation MKKFTLFDFVNDNSLQIGETSWIQDLPSDDNEFERLLKPNEHVLVNWPVGERKTEKHLVKVVCMSDDPQELVEMMQKILQADEITKIQVLGKGKRKRIEMIFSESEDSDLDKEQGKIMRHVKRKKSLQASAPANILSQLETSLINQQRETYSGSNFLYSESSSDDEEPLFQLSKVELCAKIKSLKRKLTDTMRENCRLRQSLVMLQVLPQAVTHFEELVGMAEALLKGGVTSSTSSLHSHAVWKASNNPLPDSYAAMHSNSSSPITLNVEDEEQQSEKQFKIEKWQIALCNKSKPQKFINDLMQALYTHEYMATHSLTGAKSSSSKDKAAKPAMNQNEVQEIIGITKQLFPNTDDALIRRMMGQKLNNCTKKPILSKDLNSGAFQKNSFCGSTAAPQGIISSAVPPSTQDQQNDDSPAANAQIQQSDSHLTPSPPTTQGQQECFKHTSCKVESHCTRSSPASSPNQDCEQDIKNTDKE comes from the exons atgaaaaaattcacACTGTTTGATTTTGTTAATGATAATTCACTGCAAATTGGAGAAACTTCATGGATACAGGATCTTCCCAGTGATGACAATGAATTTGAAAGGCTTCTGAAACCAAATGAGCATGTGCTAGTGAACTGGCCTGtgggagaaagaaagacagaaaagcacCTGGTGAAAGTTGTGTGTATGAGTG ATGACCCCCAAGAGCTGGTGGAAATGATGCAGAAGATATTACAAGCAgatgaaattacaaaaatacaaGTCCTTGGAAAGGGCAAGAGGAAAAGGATAGAAATGATATTCTCAGAAAGTGAAGACAGTGACCTGGATAAAGAACAG GGGAAGATAATGAGgcatgtaaaaagaaagaaatcattaCAGGCATCTGCTCCTGCCAACATCCTAAGTCAACTTGAAACATCTTTAATTAACCAACAG AGAGAAACATATTCGGGAAGTAACTTTCTGTACAGTGAAAGTAGCAGTGATGATGAAGAGCCTTTATTTCAACTATCCAAGGTAGAACTGTGTGCCAAAATAAAAAGTCTCAAGAGGAAACTGACAGACACCATGAGAGAAAACTGCCGCCTCAGGCAGTCCCTGGTGATGCTTCAAG TGTTGCCCCAGGCAGTGACTCATTTTGAGGAACTGGTAGGGATGGCTGAAGCACTGCTCAAAGGGGGAGTGACATCATCTACGTCCAGTCTGCATTCACATGCTGTTTGGAAAGCATCTAACAACCCATTACCAGATTCATATGCAGCTATGCATAGTAATTCAAGCTCACCAATAACTCTGAATGTGGAAGATGAGGAGCAACAGTCTGAAAAACAG TTCAAGATTGAAAAGTGGCAAATTGCACTTTGTAACAAGAGCAAACCTCAGAAGTTTATAAATGATTTGATGCAAGCACTTTATACACATGAATACATGGCTACACACAGCCTGACAGGTGCAAAGTCCTCCTCTTCAAAGGATAAAGCGGCGAAACCAGCTATGAATCAGAATGAAGTTCAGGAAATCATAG GAATCACAAAACAGTTGTTTCCAAACACAGATGATGCCTTAATTAGGCGAATGATGGGACAAAAACTGAACAATTGCACCAAGAAGCCAATTTTAAGCAAAGATCTTAACTCAGGTGCTTTCCAGAAGAATAGTTTTTG TGGTTCAACAGCTGCTCCTCAGGGCATCATCTCTTCAGCTGTGCCTCCCAGCACACAAGACCAGCAGAATGATGATTCACCAGCTGCTAATGCACAAATTCAGCAAAGTGACAGCCATCTGACTCCTTCACCTCCCACCACACAAGGTCAGCAGGAGTGTTTCAAACACACTTCTTGTAAGGTGGAGTCTCATTGCACCAGAAGCTCACCAGCATCCTCTCCCAACCAGGATTGTGAACAGGATATCAAGAATACAGACAAGGAATAA